The nucleotide sequence CAAAGATACACTGCATGATTTACATCCAGAAATATTGTTCCAGaacaatgtttttatttctttCAACAACCGCAAACGACAGTCAAATGAACATTAGGTAATTTTTCGTCAATTTGTCTGTTGTGTGCACACTGCTTTAGAGTGAGGCACTTGACAGGGTTAAAAGTGTTATTGGAACATACTCAGTTAATTTTTAGTAGTACAACCTGAGTCCAGGTGTATTTTTACAGAGGACCAACAGGTGGACTTTGCTAGTTGGTCAGTTCAGTTTGTGTAATGGAGTCAAGTAGGTAGACAACTAATATATGCTCTGGAGGAGTAAACTTTGTACCAAGGGTAGGAAGTCAAGGAGACAAGCAACACGGGTCGGCCCAAAGGATAGGAGTAGGAACAGTAGGACTGCAGTGAGTATAAACCAGTTTTCAAAAAGACGTGAGACTGCGGGCCTACATTTTTGGATATAGACTCTGATGCGAATAAATTAAATCATTGGCAAGGTCAATAGCGCATGACCTCATGAAACGCACGAAACATCGAGATTTTTTATTCTTTGGCAGATGTCTTGTTCGAATCTGTACAGAGTCAGATGTGCGAAGTTTCTCAACCCTGTCAAGCCCCACACTCATGTGGAGGAATATCAGCTGTTTCATAAATCGTCTGGCTATGCATAAATAGGAATTCACTACACCGGTTCCATTTCCAGTTCCTCAAAGGGTGCCTCCTCTTCGCCAGCATACATGGTCGCATGGAGGGCTATCACAAATATCGAAGCACCTGCAAGATGAAATTGAATAATTATATGAAATatggcttcttcttcttctgtgtttggaatttttgagatgcaggCATAGTCAGTCCATTTTTGGTCTTAAACAAAGCCAGTTGTCCTAATGGAGTTTGGCGACAGAGCCACAGAGCCCCAAAGCTcagtggtcagggtggtgtatTTCTGCAAGTATTCCTCTCGAATAGAGCAGAAGGGCACCTGACTAGTGTTTTGAAGGTCCTGAGTTCAAGGTCGGCCAGTGCCACTTAGTGAATTCTCAACTGGCCCAGAATTCGCACTCCTTGGTCTCACCAGAAATGTTTCTGGATAAGAAGCTGGGCAAGGAATTGTAATGCACCTTGAGACTGTTGAGTGTTGTACAGTATAAAGCACTAAATCTTCTTCTTTGAGTTTAACTGTTCAAACTTTTACACTGTTGGGCATCATTCAAGAATGTGGCAGTGCAATGCAAATCTGCCTCTGTCTCCTGTAGCTTTACTTGGAGAGGCCAGGCCTACCCCAGTTGGTAATCAGAGGACATTCTTCCAGGATGTGTTATAGTGTCTGATCAGGAAACCACATTCACAGATGGCAAATTCACACAGGCCCAGTTTTCGTAGATGTGTTCATttctttttttatcttttcatttcCCATAATGGCTTAAAAAGGGGCGATCATTTGGAGCTGTACGTACCTATCAACCAGAATATGACAGATCCAGCCCCAGCGATCCAAAAGACTGGAATGGATATTACTCCTACAGCAGCATATTGTTGAGCAAGTGTCAGATCTCGTCCTGCAAAACAAAAACGGAAGTGTCCGTCATAATTCTCAGGATAAAAAATTCAGTTCTAACACAATCAATGTCAATCATCACCATGACATTTCAAATGGTTACACCATTCTTCTGCAGAAGTAGACATCTGACCGCTCGATGTCATAGCGGACAGACTCCGATCCCGCACGTGACTTCATCTGTAGCCCCCTTCGTCtcgattcatgttggtggttttaCGAATCCAACcgtattgcgtggcagccagcagtgttaaccataGGCTATGAGGCAATGAGGTTTAGCAACATTATCAACTTGATGAACAAAGACAACTACATGAAACTTCAGAAAAGATGGGTCAGTTCAAGTCAATGGAGAATACTTTGGGCAAGACTTGGGCCACCTTTGTCACAGATTTTCTTCAAACTTGGGAGCATTTGTTGCCTCTAGTCTAATCCCAGAATTGGATATCccaattttacaaaatttaaCTAACGGTATGGATTTTTACAGGTCTTCAATGCAATGTGATGTTGGAGACAATGTGCTAATTTTGGAGGTGCTTTTCATACATGTAACCTTGAAATCCCACCTTCAGGACAGCATCTCTTTATACTAGGAATCTATGATTGtaacaaataataataataatgtgacgcatttatatagcgctcctcagtaacgGAACTGTTAAAGCActgtgggatatcaaattattaccccggtctccacagaaatcaatcaggggtttcaaggagcaaccagaaggcgctcacttgaacttgaccagtgggggaaccaagcagtgactcggccgggagtcaaacccacgacctcttgatcatgaggccgactctcttccactgcgctaccgatGCCCCTGAACAATTCTATTGCAAGTCAGCCACTTATTAACGGTACCGGGGGTACTTTGAAAACTGTCCTTACCCATTACTTTGATCTTTTGATCTGTGTTCTTTATGCTAATGATGTAACATGCTCCAAGCGATGCGGCGATGGCTATCAAGAGTAACGGAGATGTTATACTGAAATGGAAGATCGGTATATGAACTTATGCGGATCCAACACAAGTGCATTATGAGCAGTGAAGTAAagtagcacctctctattaaggacaccctcgggactgactagtgctgaccttaatagagaggtgtcctgattagagaggtcaaattgaatggaaacaaccaatttgggaccaaaactagtgtccttgataaagaggtgtccgctagggGAGGTTCCAACGTATTTCACTTTAAATACGTCTGTCATTCAGGATAACTGGGTCTTGACGCACTTACAATGTCAGCTCAGAACCTCACCACACTCGACTCCAAGCCAGGATGGCTTACTGCTACTATAGGTCACAACATCGTAGCATACCCTTAAGGTATCCGCTACCTGGGGTATAATGTGTCAAGGTAAACAGGTCAAATTATCATTCGCTGTTTGAGCACCACAGTGagaggtt is from Lineus longissimus chromosome 18, tnLinLong1.2, whole genome shotgun sequence and encodes:
- the LOC135502053 gene encoding prenylated Rab acceptor protein 1-like; its protein translation is MADQEKLLGNLDGPEPAVSTSRLGVMAITLNKIQAREWFQKTREKVKPWNEFFQTKQFKMPKGIAPAGQRLVKNIEKFQGNYLFVFLGLVIFCIITSPLLLIAIAASLGACYIISIKNTDQKIKVMGRDLTLAQQYAAVGVISIPVFWIAGAGSVIFWLIGASIFVIALHATMYAGEEEAPFEELEMEPV